In Heptranchias perlo isolate sHepPer1 chromosome 7, sHepPer1.hap1, whole genome shotgun sequence, a genomic segment contains:
- the c7h2orf69 gene encoding mitochondrial protein C2orf69 homolog isoform X1, protein MGPAASSLAAGVRRRDAAAFLCSLTLLLGTATMSRPGWAPAATRVYKVPGIEVLRLSGVSGWGPDKKNDLVLGVGDSNRTGSRQHVIYFPGDVQNYHDVMTHHPENFRWQQWSLEEVAALLFHRFPDSHIWIIKASRIYLHKFSCYDNFVQSNLFGTPEHSPDCRAFKHLHALLTNAFKQAHSILHSQTNPGESAHGSFAVAQAESFSTLSETTNGFAAKSDQNTTSMECSHPGRERDSENLKCTDPSLKFILIGFSKGCVVLNQLLYALSEAKKDEELAAFINNIKEMYWLDGGHAGGSKTWVTSPEILKGFAQTGIPVHAHVTPYQVQDDMRAWIGKEHKKFIRLLRKYGAEVTNQLHFENETPSVDNHFRVLQVFKDALDP, encoded by the exons ATGGGCCCAGCTGCTTCGAGCTTGGCGGCCGGTGTCAGGCGACGGGACGCTGCGGCCTTCCTCTGTTCTCTGACCCTGCTGCTGGGCACCGCGACAATGTCCAGGCCCGGCTGGGCACCGGCGGCCACTCGGGTTTACAAAGTGCCGGGGATTGAGGTGTTGAGACTGAGCGGCGTGTCGGGCTGGGGGCCGGACAAGAAGAACGACCTGGTGCTGGGTGTCGGCGACAGCAACCGGACCGGGAGCCGGCAACACGTCATCTACTTCCCGGGAGATGTGCAG AACTATCATGACGTGATGACACACCATCCAGAAAACTTCCGCTGGCAACAGTGGAGTCTGGAAGAAGTTGCTGCTTTGCTGTTCCATCGCTTCCCTGACAGTCACATCTGGATTATAAAGGCTTCCCGGATTTACCTGCACAAGTTCAGTTGCTATGACAACTTTGTGCAGAGCAATCTGTTTGGCACGCCTGAACATAGCCCGGACTGTAGGGCTTTCAAGCACCTTCATGCACTGTTGACCAACGCTTTCAAGCAGGCACACAGTATCCTGCATTCACAGACAAATCCTGGTGAAAGCGCTCATGGTTCTTTTGCAGTTGCACAGGCTGAAAGCTTCAGTACACTTTCTGAAACTACCAATGGTTTTGCAGCTAAGAGTGATCAGAATACTACAAGTATGGAGTGCTCTCATcccggaagagagagagacagtgaaaactTGAAATGTACCGATCCTTCATTGAAGTTCATATTGATTGGTTTCAGCAAAGGTTGCGTGGTTTTGAATCAGCTGCTGTACGCATTGAGCGAAGCAAAGAAAGATGAGGAACTAGCTGCCTTCATTAATAATATCAAAGAGATGTATTGGTTGGATGGTGGTCATGCTGGGGGAAGCAAAACCTGGGTCACCAGTCCTGAAATCTTGAAGGGGTTTGCCCAAACGGGTATCCCTGTACATGCACATGTTACACCTTATCAAGTGCAGGATGACATGAGGGCTTGGATTGGAAAAGAGCACAAGAAATTCATCAGGCTCCTTAGGAAGTATGGTGCAGAGGTGACGAACCAACTTCATTTTGAAAATGAAACCCCTTCTGTGGATAATCACTTTAGAGTGCTTCAGGTGTTCAAAGATGCTTTGGATCCATAG
- the c7h2orf69 gene encoding mitochondrial protein C2orf69 homolog isoform X2: MCRTLPFILYVASMVLSVKKNYHDVMTHHPENFRWQQWSLEEVAALLFHRFPDSHIWIIKASRIYLHKFSCYDNFVQSNLFGTPEHSPDCRAFKHLHALLTNAFKQAHSILHSQTNPGESAHGSFAVAQAESFSTLSETTNGFAAKSDQNTTSMECSHPGRERDSENLKCTDPSLKFILIGFSKGCVVLNQLLYALSEAKKDEELAAFINNIKEMYWLDGGHAGGSKTWVTSPEILKGFAQTGIPVHAHVTPYQVQDDMRAWIGKEHKKFIRLLRKYGAEVTNQLHFENETPSVDNHFRVLQVFKDALDP, encoded by the exons ATGTGCAG GACATTACCATTTATACTGTATGTCGCCAGCATGGTTTTGAGTGTGAAAAAG AACTATCATGACGTGATGACACACCATCCAGAAAACTTCCGCTGGCAACAGTGGAGTCTGGAAGAAGTTGCTGCTTTGCTGTTCCATCGCTTCCCTGACAGTCACATCTGGATTATAAAGGCTTCCCGGATTTACCTGCACAAGTTCAGTTGCTATGACAACTTTGTGCAGAGCAATCTGTTTGGCACGCCTGAACATAGCCCGGACTGTAGGGCTTTCAAGCACCTTCATGCACTGTTGACCAACGCTTTCAAGCAGGCACACAGTATCCTGCATTCACAGACAAATCCTGGTGAAAGCGCTCATGGTTCTTTTGCAGTTGCACAGGCTGAAAGCTTCAGTACACTTTCTGAAACTACCAATGGTTTTGCAGCTAAGAGTGATCAGAATACTACAAGTATGGAGTGCTCTCATcccggaagagagagagacagtgaaaactTGAAATGTACCGATCCTTCATTGAAGTTCATATTGATTGGTTTCAGCAAAGGTTGCGTGGTTTTGAATCAGCTGCTGTACGCATTGAGCGAAGCAAAGAAAGATGAGGAACTAGCTGCCTTCATTAATAATATCAAAGAGATGTATTGGTTGGATGGTGGTCATGCTGGGGGAAGCAAAACCTGGGTCACCAGTCCTGAAATCTTGAAGGGGTTTGCCCAAACGGGTATCCCTGTACATGCACATGTTACACCTTATCAAGTGCAGGATGACATGAGGGCTTGGATTGGAAAAGAGCACAAGAAATTCATCAGGCTCCTTAGGAAGTATGGTGCAGAGGTGACGAACCAACTTCATTTTGAAAATGAAACCCCTTCTGTGGATAATCACTTTAGAGTGCTTCAGGTGTTCAAAGATGCTTTGGATCCATAG